One window of the Candidatus Chryseobacterium colombiense genome contains the following:
- a CDS encoding adenosylcobinamide-GDP ribazoletransferase, producing MKVVKNELIYFATAVMFFTRIPVPFKVPYSSEIMNRSQKYFSWVGLLVGAINAVVFYLSFQLFNLEIAIVLMMVSSVLLTGAFHEDGFTDVCDSFGGGYGKEKIMTIMKDSRVGAYGAIGIILLFALKFFSIKELGSIDIMKTLAIIIFAHTSSRFISGTMIYTHQYVTDIDVSKSKPLANKPLDGKSLLISFLAVLIAFSLLPDWRLIPAFVLAYIGKIYLGWYFKKHIGGYTGDCLGTVQQVCEVIFYLGTIIVWKFI from the coding sequence ATGAAAGTCGTCAAGAATGAACTGATTTATTTCGCAACAGCGGTGATGTTCTTCACCCGAATTCCTGTTCCGTTCAAAGTTCCGTATTCAAGTGAAATTATGAACAGATCCCAGAAATACTTTTCCTGGGTGGGATTATTGGTTGGAGCCATTAATGCTGTTGTTTTCTACCTTTCTTTTCAGCTTTTTAATCTTGAAATTGCTATTGTTTTAATGATGGTTTCCAGTGTTTTGCTGACCGGAGCTTTTCACGAGGATGGTTTTACCGATGTATGTGACAGTTTCGGAGGCGGTTACGGAAAAGAGAAAATCATGACCATTATGAAAGACAGCCGTGTAGGAGCTTACGGAGCGATTGGAATTATTTTATTATTTGCCTTAAAGTTTTTCAGCATTAAAGAATTGGGAAGTATTGATATCATGAAAACTTTAGCTATCATTATTTTTGCCCATACTTCAAGCCGGTTTATTTCGGGAACAATGATTTATACCCATCAATACGTCACAGATATTGACGTGAGTAAATCAAAACCATTGGCGAATAAACCGTTGGATGGAAAGTCTTTATTGATAAGTTTTCTGGCTGTTCTTATTGCTTTTTCATTGCTTCCGGATTGGAGGCTAATTCCAGCTTTTGTATTAGCTTATATCGGGAAAATCTACTTGGGTTGGTATTTTAAAAAACATATCGGCGGTTATACCGGAGATTGCTTGGGGACGGTTCAGCAGGTTTGTGAGGTTATATTCTATTTAGGAACCATTATCGTATGGAAATTCATTTAA
- a CDS encoding histidine phosphatase family protein, giving the protein MEIHLIRHTAVENPDHLCYGFAEMPLRKDFEEDVKDIQIDKDFDLIISSPSQRCQLLAKYFLLHYETDGRIREMNFGDWELKKWSEIPEVEINPWYEDFITIKAKNGENLLEMKSRVSEFWNELILKEGINKVLIIAHAGVIRLILHSILQFPLENMFSIQIDYGKKVVIEVKNRLLSIKNINL; this is encoded by the coding sequence ATGGAAATTCATTTAATTCGTCATACCGCAGTAGAAAATCCGGATCATTTGTGTTACGGATTTGCAGAAATGCCTTTGAGAAAAGACTTTGAAGAAGATGTAAAGGATATTCAAATTGATAAAGATTTTGATTTGATAATTTCAAGTCCGTCTCAACGATGTCAGTTATTGGCAAAATATTTTCTGCTGCATTATGAAACTGATGGAAGAATCCGGGAAATGAATTTCGGCGATTGGGAACTGAAAAAATGGTCGGAAATTCCGGAAGTGGAAATCAATCCGTGGTATGAAGATTTCATTACTATAAAAGCCAAAAACGGGGAGAATCTATTAGAAATGAAAAGCCGGGTTTCTGAGTTTTGGAATGAACTGATTTTAAAAGAAGGCATCAATAAAGTCTTAATTATCGCCCACGCCGGAGTTATTCGGCTGATTCTCCATTCTATCCTTCAATTTCCTTTAGAAAATATGTTCAGTATTCAGATTGATTATGGGAAAAAAGTTGTGATTGAAGTAAAAAATAGATTGCTTTCTATTAAAAATATTAATTTATAA
- the cobT gene encoding nicotinate-nucleotide--dimethylbenzimidazole phosphoribosyltransferase, whose protein sequence is MLAYELQHKIDFKTKPLGALGFLEQLAYKIGMVQQTTSPRLIKPHMVVFAADHGIAAAGVSAYPQEVTYQMVMNFLGGGAAINVFCRQNGINIKIVDAGVNFDFPEGLDLIDKKVRKSSRNMMEEPAMTAEEYQRAVENGKSVVEEIAKTGCNIIGFGEMGIGNTSASSLMMSKLFNIPIADCVGRGTGLNDAQLQNKIDLLSTSVEKYPDLKTIDEIAQTFGGLEIVQMMGAMEEAYRQNMLILVDGFIATVAISVLFKKNPEIIKNCIFCHVSDEYAHIKLLELLGQKALLNLNLRVGEGTGCALAYPLIQSAVNFLNEMSSFEDANVSNKD, encoded by the coding sequence ATGTTAGCATACGAACTACAACACAAAATCGATTTCAAGACAAAACCATTAGGAGCATTAGGATTTTTAGAGCAATTGGCCTATAAAATCGGAATGGTTCAGCAGACAACATCTCCAAGATTAATCAAACCTCACATGGTTGTTTTTGCGGCCGATCACGGAATTGCAGCAGCCGGAGTCAGCGCTTATCCACAGGAAGTTACGTATCAAATGGTGATGAATTTTTTAGGCGGAGGAGCGGCGATCAATGTTTTCTGCAGACAGAATGGGATTAACATAAAAATTGTGGATGCAGGTGTTAATTTTGATTTTCCGGAAGGTTTGGATTTGATCGATAAAAAAGTTCGAAAATCCAGTAGAAATATGATGGAAGAACCGGCAATGACTGCTGAAGAATATCAGCGGGCAGTAGAAAACGGTAAATCTGTTGTTGAAGAAATTGCTAAAACTGGCTGTAATATCATTGGTTTTGGAGAAATGGGAATTGGTAATACTTCGGCTTCCTCGTTAATGATGAGTAAGCTATTCAATATTCCGATTGCAGATTGCGTGGGAAGAGGAACCGGTTTAAATGATGCTCAGTTACAGAATAAAATTGATCTTCTTTCAACATCTGTAGAAAAGTATCCGGATCTTAAAACGATAGACGAAATTGCCCAGACTTTTGGCGGGCTGGAAATTGTGCAGATGATGGGAGCAATGGAAGAAGCATACCGACAGAATATGCTGATTCTTGTTGACGGATTTATCGCTACGGTTGCTATTTCCGTTTTATTTAAAAAGAATCCTGAAATTATAAAGAACTGTATTTTCTGCCATGTCAGTGATGAGTATGCACACATCAAATTGTTAGAATTATTAGGACAAAAAGCTTTGCTGAATCTTAATCTGCGAGTAGGAGAGGGAACAGGTTGTGCATTGGCCTACCCACTGATTCAAAGTGCGGTCAATTTCCTGAACGAAATGTCGAGTTTTGAGGATGCGAATGTTTCAAATAAAGATTAA